The Aeromicrobium tamlense nucleotide sequence TCGAGTGGCGCGGGACCGATGCCGGCCAGCGTGTCCCGCGAGCGCGATCCCAGCACCTGCGGGACGTCGAGGCCGCCTCGGACTGCGAGGTAGGTCCGCAGGCCCCACGTCGGCTGGCCGAGTCGGATGGTCGCGCCCGCGGGGACCTGGACGCGCGAGTTGGCTCCGTGCCGGACGCCATCGACCCACAGGGGCGCCGTCGCACCCGTCGTGGCGATCCAGGTCGCGCCCGTCGTGACGGCCTCGAACCCGCCGAAGGTGACTTCGAGCACCGCACATCCCGGCGAGTTCCCGACCAGGCGGTTCGCGAGCGCGTAGGCAGATCGGTCGGCGGCCCCGGAGACGGTCACGCCCATCGCGGCGAGACCGCGGCGGCCCTGGTCCTGGACGGTCGTGAGGATCCCGGGCTCGACGATGCGCAGGACGGGCGTGGTCGCGGGGCGCCTCACGGACGCACCTCGAAGCGCACGGCCGTGCCGGGGGTGAGCGTCACCGGCTCGGGTCGGTCGACGTCGAACAGGAGGTGGTCGGTGTGCCCGACGATGCGCCAGCCACCCGGGGAATCGGAAGGGTAGATGCCGGTGAAGTGGTCGGCCATCGCGATGGATCCGGCGGGCACCCTGGTACGCGGCTCGCTCAGCCGAGGGATCGAGGCGGTGTGACCCGGCGCGACCAGGTAGCCGAACCCGGGCGCGAAGCCCGTGAAGGCGACCCGCCACGACAGACCCGTGTGCCACTGCACGAACGCTGCACGCGTCATGCCCAGCTCCGCGCACGTGGCGTCGAGGTCGACGCCGTCGTAGACGGCCTGGATCGTCAGGACGTCGACTGCGCCGTCCGACACGGTCGCCAAGGACTGCTCCGCGGCGATCGCGGCCACGCGACGCGCCGTGGTGATCGCCGCGTCGAACTCGATGAGGACGGTCCTCACCGCCGGCACGAGCTCGGTGATCCCGTGACCCTCGGGCGTGTCGCGAGCCTGCTGCAGTCCGCGGTACAGCGCCATCATCTCCTCGAGATCGGCGACCTCCGCCAGCACGGCTGCCGTGCCGGCGGGCATCAGCCTCACC carries:
- a CDS encoding 5-oxoprolinase subunit B family protein, which produces MPAGTAAVLAEVADLEEMMALYRGLQQARDTPEGHGITELVPAVRTVLIEFDAAITTARRVAAIAAEQSLATVSDGAVDVLTIQAVYDGVDLDATCAELGMTRAAFVQWHTGLSWRVAFTGFAPGFGYLVAPGHTASIPRLSEPRTRVPAGSIAMADHFTGIYPSDSPGGWRIVGHTDHLLFDVDRPEPVTLTPGTAVRFEVRP